Proteins from a genomic interval of Diospyros lotus cultivar Yz01 chromosome 6, ASM1463336v1, whole genome shotgun sequence:
- the LOC127803947 gene encoding phytyl ester synthase 1, chloroplastic-like isoform X3, whose translation MAAAATGIFAVGFSPLLRGKKIPATRKYNKPKSTVTNRQSVWSTERPRPPSTTVSEKGSLEKAFADEAKLEGEGEQRLKLKDYFEQSKEMMIGSDGGPPRWFSPLDCASRLGTNSPLLLYLPGVDGVGLGLSLHHKRLGEMFDIWCLHIPVMDRTPFSDLVDLVTNTVRSENFCSPNRPIYLVGESIGACLALSVAACNPDIDLILILANPATCFGRSQLQPFMPLLQIMPEPLNRSLPYALSFATGIPLKMVMSILDKRYPLDQTVGELTESVGAFSSYLSVLADILPRETLYWKLQMLRSASAYTNSRLHAVKAQTLILSSGRDLLLPSHEEGERLCHMLPKCEIRKFDDSGHALFLEDDLDLVTVIQGAGFYRRARCIDYSSDYIPPTPSEFKKIYEPFRWIEVATSPVVLSTLEDGKIVRGLAGVPSEGPVLFVGYHMLLGWDLVPLISRFWMERNIVVRGIAHPMMFTKLREGSLPELSAYDTFRKMGAVPVSATNFYRLFASKSHVLLFPGGMREALHRKGEEYKLFWPEQSEFVRMAARFGATIIPFGTVGEDDVAEVLLDYDDLMKIPYFKAEIAKLTDEAIKLRADINGEVANQDVHLPVILPKLPGRFYYYFGRPIETKA comes from the exons CAGCCGCCGCGACAGGCATTTTCGCCGTCGGTTTCTCACCCCTCCTGCGCGGCAAGAAAATCCCGGCCAccagaaaatataataaaccgAAAAGTACGGTTACGAACCGGCAATCGGTTTGGTCAACCGAACGGCCACGGCCTCCGTCAACGACCGTCTCCGAGAAGGGAAGTCTGGAGAAAGCGTTTGCGGATGAGGCAAAACTGGAGGGCGAGGGGGAGCAGCGATTGAAGTTGAAGGATTACTTTGAGCAGTCGAAGGAGATGATGATCGGATCGGACGGTGGGCCGCCTCGTTGGTTCTCCCCCTTGGACTGCGCCTCTCGCTTGGGTACCAACTCCCCGCTCTTACTCTATTTACCCG GGGTTGATGGTGTTGGGCTCGGACTTTCTTTGCATCACAAACGGCTTGGAGA GATGTTTGATATATGGTGCTTGCATATACCAGTTATGGATCGAACACCATTTTCAG ACCTGGTGGACCTTGTTACGAACACAGTAAGGTCAGAGAACTTTTGTTCACCGAACAGACCAATTTACCTTGTTGGAGAATCCATTGGAGCATGCTTAGCACTAAGTGTTGCTGCCTGTAACCCTGATATTGATCTTATACTAATTTTAGCTAACCCAG CTACTTGTTTTGGCAGATCACAGCTGCAGCCTTTTATGCCTTTGTTACAAATCATGCCTGAGCCGCTCAATCGTAGTCTGCCTTATGCACTGAGTTTTGCGACAG GTATTCCTTTGAAGATGGTGATGTCTATTTTGGATAAAAGATATCCTCTGGATCAAACAGTTGGAGAACTAACAGAGAGTGTTGGAGCATTTTCATCGTACCTTTCT GTCCTGGCTGATATCCTACCCAGAGAAACGCTTTACTGGAAGCTACAGATGCTGAGGTCAGCTTCAGCATATACCAATTCCCGTCTTCATGCTGTCAAAGCACAGACACTAATACTTTCCAG TGGTAGAGACCTGCTGTTACCAAGTCATGAGGAAGGTGAAAGGCTTTGCCATATGCTGCCAAAATGTGAGATTCGTAAATTTGATGACAGTGGGCATGCCCTTTTCTTG GAAGATGATCTTGATCTAGTAACTGTCATACAGGGTGCTGGTTTCTATCGCCGTGCAAGATGCATTGACTATAGCTCAGATTACATACCACCAACTCCATCTgagttcaaaaaaatatatgaaccaTTCAG ATGGATTGAGGTGGCTACCAGCCCTGTGGTGCTCTCAACTTTAGAGGACGGAAAGATAGTAAGAGGCCTTGCAGGGGTTCCATCTGAGGGGCCGGTCTTATTTGTTGGCTATCACATGTTACTAGGTTGGGACTTGGTTCCGCTGATATCTCGTTTTTGGATGGAAAGGAATATTGTTGTCCGAGGCATAGCCCATCCAATGATGTTCACAAAGTTGAGAGAGGGAAGTTTACCCGAATTATCAGCCTACGATACATTCAGAAAAATGGGAGCAGTACCTGTTTCGGCAACTAACTTCTATAGACTTTTTGCATCAAAGTCCCATGTCCTATTGTTTCCAGGAGGCATGCGTGAAGCTCTTCACCGAAAG GGGGAGGAGTACAAGTTATTCTGGCCAGAACAGTCTGAGTTTGTTAGGATGGCAGCGAGATTTGGAGCAACAATTATACCTTTTGGTACTGTTGGAGAAGATGATGTTGCTGAA gTATTACTTGATTATGATGATCTCATGAAAATTCCTTATTTTAAGGCTGAAATAGCAAAACTCACTGATGAGGCTATCAAGTTGAG